The following are encoded in a window of Phreatobacter oligotrophus genomic DNA:
- a CDS encoding phasin family protein — protein sequence MAQNFEDVQKLGKDGVDNAVKAMTALTKGYQAIAAEMVDYSKKAFEDGSATIEKIAAVKSLDKAIEVQSDYAKASYEAAVARATKIGELYQDLMKEVFKPYEAAFGKFAPAK from the coding sequence ATGGCCCAGAATTTCGAAGACGTGCAGAAGCTCGGCAAGGACGGCGTCGACAATGCCGTGAAGGCCATGACCGCTCTCACCAAGGGCTACCAGGCGATCGCCGCCGAGATGGTCGACTACTCGAAGAAGGCCTTCGAGGACGGTTCGGCCACGATCGAGAAGATCGCCGCCGTGAAGTCGCTCGACAAGGCGATCGAGGTCCAGTCGGACTATGCCAAGGCCAGCTACGAGGCTGCCGTGGCCCGCGCCACCAAGATCGGCGAACTCTACCAGGACCTCATGAAGGAGGTCTTCAAGCCCTACGAGGCCGCTTTCGGCAAGTTCGCCCCGGCGAAGTGA
- a CDS encoding D-alanyl-D-alanine carboxypeptidase, whose protein sequence is MATINGAGQAVKNRSAMGLVAGFAAAVAVLAMTLAAPTSAEARQRRYAGYAPAYSAIVIDAKTGQTLHAEAPDAHRFPASVTKVMTLYLLFEQIEAGRFTLQSPLRVSAEAAAQPPSKIGVRAGSTITVEEAIRALVTKSANDVAVVIAENISGTEEAFGQLMTRRARAIGMSRTTFRNASGLPDAEQMTTARDLATLGRAIQDHFPRYWRYFQTYSFAYRGVNHRNHNRLLGRVEGVDGIKTGYTRASGFNLLTSARRGDRQIVAVVMGGRTGGARDARMRQLVETVFPRAYAGARTAPVIARAADPAPRQPQRIAVAAQVAVPGRGQPVAAPAPITPMAAAVITAGQTRGGASTGASAAAPVTASAQPHRQVIQAETAPPPAAAAMLATAASRPAPAPAPAPAVAPGNPNPRPGVLGTISNSQLTTASVSPRPVQMASPGTAPVAEAAPRRRGEWSIQLGAFPTESAAQETLQEAREATGRQLGSADPYTEKVEARGMTLVRARFAGFDRSAADAACRALKSKDFDCIPVRN, encoded by the coding sequence ATGGCGACGATCAACGGCGCCGGCCAGGCGGTGAAGAACCGTTCGGCCATGGGTCTGGTGGCAGGGTTCGCGGCAGCGGTCGCGGTCCTGGCGATGACACTGGCGGCACCGACCAGCGCCGAGGCGCGCCAGCGCCGCTATGCCGGCTACGCACCGGCCTATTCCGCCATCGTCATCGATGCCAAGACCGGCCAGACGCTGCATGCCGAGGCGCCCGACGCCCATCGTTTCCCGGCTTCCGTCACCAAGGTGATGACCCTCTATCTGCTGTTCGAGCAGATCGAGGCCGGCCGCTTCACCCTGCAATCGCCGCTGCGCGTCTCGGCCGAGGCCGCGGCCCAGCCGCCGTCCAAGATCGGCGTGCGCGCCGGCTCGACCATCACCGTCGAGGAGGCGATCCGCGCCCTCGTCACCAAGTCGGCCAACGACGTCGCGGTGGTGATCGCCGAGAACATTTCCGGCACCGAGGAGGCCTTCGGCCAGCTCATGACCAGGCGCGCCCGCGCCATCGGCATGAGCCGCACCACCTTTCGCAACGCCTCCGGCCTGCCCGACGCCGAGCAGATGACCACGGCCCGCGACCTCGCCACCCTCGGCCGCGCCATCCAGGATCACTTCCCGCGCTACTGGCGCTACTTCCAGACCTATTCCTTCGCCTATCGCGGCGTGAACCACCGCAACCACAACCGCCTGCTCGGCCGCGTCGAGGGCGTGGACGGCATCAAGACCGGCTACACCCGCGCCTCCGGCTTCAACCTGCTGACCTCGGCCCGCCGCGGCGACCGCCAGATCGTCGCCGTCGTGATGGGCGGCCGCACCGGCGGCGCCCGCGACGCCCGCATGCGCCAGCTGGTCGAGACCGTCTTCCCGCGCGCCTATGCCGGCGCCCGCACCGCCCCGGTCATCGCCCGCGCCGCCGATCCAGCGCCGCGCCAGCCGCAGCGCATCGCGGTGGCGGCCCAGGTCGCCGTCCCCGGCCGCGGCCAGCCGGTCGCCGCCCCTGCCCCGATCACCCCGATGGCGGCTGCCGTCATCACCGCCGGCCAGACCCGCGGTGGCGCCTCCACCGGCGCCTCGGCCGCAGCCCCGGTCACCGCCAGCGCCCAGCCGCATCGCCAGGTCATCCAGGCCGAGACCGCTCCGCCGCCGGCCGCCGCCGCCATGCTCGCCACCGCCGCATCGCGTCCCGCGCCTGCCCCGGCGCCGGCTCCGGCGGTCGCGCCCGGCAATCCGAACCCGCGCCCCGGCGTCCTCGGCACCATCAGCAATTCGCAGCTCACCACCGCCTCGGTCTCGCCGCGTCCGGTGCAGATGGCCTCGCCCGGCACCGCCCCGGTGGCCGAAGCCGCCCCGCGCCGCCGCGGCGAATGGTCGATCCAGCTCGGCGCCTTCCCCACCGAAAGCGCCGCCCAGGAGACGCTGCAGGAGGCCCGCGAGGCCACCGGCCGCCAGCTCGGCTCGGCTGATCCCTACACCGAGAAGGTCGAGGCCCGCGGCATGACGCTGGTGCGCGCCCGCTTCGCCGGCTTCGACCGGTCCGCGGCGGACGCCGCCTGCCGCGCCCTGAAGTCGAAGGACTTCGACTGCATCCCCGTCCGTAACTGA
- a CDS encoding DnaJ domain-containing protein produces the protein MTYFIAGVIALIVFSGALNQILGANPKWLSAQMKKVGGAAVIAFGLFLLTRGQWELALPAFLAGASLLGYIPGQGMLGGWGQAGQKTPRQTSSVRSRFIDMELDIDTGQMTGRFIAGSLAGQPLEQIPIPRLIQAFAEIDGESAQLLEAYLDRREPRWREHAQGDAGPRQGGPAASSAMTEEEAYQILGLQPGANEEAIRGAHRALMKKLHPDQGGSTWLASRVNQAKDTLLDRHRRTS, from the coding sequence ATGACCTATTTCATCGCAGGGGTCATCGCCCTCATCGTTTTTTCCGGCGCGCTGAACCAGATCCTCGGCGCCAATCCGAAATGGCTGTCGGCGCAGATGAAGAAGGTGGGCGGTGCGGCCGTCATCGCCTTCGGCCTGTTCCTGCTCACCCGCGGCCAGTGGGAGCTGGCCCTGCCGGCCTTCCTCGCGGGCGCCTCGCTCCTCGGCTACATCCCGGGGCAGGGGATGCTCGGCGGCTGGGGGCAGGCGGGGCAGAAGACGCCGCGGCAGACCTCGTCGGTGCGCTCGCGCTTCATCGACATGGAGCTCGATATCGACACGGGGCAGATGACCGGTCGCTTCATCGCCGGGTCGCTCGCTGGCCAGCCGCTGGAGCAGATTCCCATCCCCAGGCTGATCCAGGCCTTCGCCGAGATCGACGGGGAGAGCGCGCAGCTACTCGAGGCTTATCTTGACCGCCGGGAGCCCCGCTGGCGTGAACACGCTCAGGGCGATGCGGGTCCGCGGCAGGGCGGCCCTGCGGCTTCGAGCGCGATGACCGAGGAGGAGGCCTACCAGATCCTTGGCCTTCAGCCCGGGGCGAACGAGGAGGCCATCCGCGGCGCCCATCGCGCGCTGATGAAGAAGCTGCACCCCGACCAGGGCGGATCGACGTGGCTCGCCTCCCGCGTCAACCAGGCCAAGGACACCCTCCTGGATCGCCATCGCCGGACCTCCTGA
- a CDS encoding Kelch repeat-containing protein → MSGIDRRLMLSGGLVALTGPALAQNPHAGHAGHAPHQPHRDGQFERLNAPGRVDIPDIHHQQAYTTSPAPMAANPGRWTPRAPLPIPRTEMAWAVGREGRMHLVGGYAEQRVDRPYHHIYDPASNAWITAAEVPRGANHVGVAVSGQRLYAIGGFIEQNRTPHAECFVWGAEGDRWTAIRPLPEACGAIACINVGDRIHAIGGAIGNTFETRKSIDWHLVYDPKDERWTKLAPMPLGRDHVGIVNVNGTIHIIGGRVDSFHTNSVLHHTYDAAADKWTARNHMPTPRSGHGAVLYRGKIFCMGGEGWNRVYGQNEAYDPVADRWEAYAPMLTPRHGMGAVAIGDAIYVAGGGPQMGGGVKSAIHEAFSLA, encoded by the coding sequence ATGTCCGGGATCGATCGCCGCCTCATGCTGTCCGGGGGGCTCGTCGCCCTCACCGGCCCCGCCCTTGCCCAGAACCCCCATGCCGGACATGCCGGCCACGCGCCCCACCAGCCCCATCGCGACGGCCAGTTCGAGCGGCTGAACGCGCCGGGCCGCGTCGACATTCCCGACATCCATCACCAGCAGGCCTATACGACCAGCCCCGCGCCCATGGCTGCCAATCCCGGCCGCTGGACGCCGCGGGCGCCGCTCCCCATTCCGCGCACCGAGATGGCCTGGGCAGTCGGCCGCGAGGGGCGCATGCATCTCGTCGGCGGCTATGCCGAGCAGCGCGTCGACCGGCCCTACCATCACATCTACGACCCCGCCTCCAATGCCTGGATCACCGCCGCCGAGGTGCCGCGCGGGGCGAACCATGTCGGCGTCGCCGTCTCCGGGCAGCGGCTCTACGCCATTGGCGGCTTCATCGAGCAGAACCGCACGCCCCATGCCGAGTGCTTCGTCTGGGGCGCCGAGGGGGACCGCTGGACCGCCATCCGTCCCCTGCCCGAGGCCTGCGGCGCCATCGCCTGCATCAATGTCGGCGACCGCATCCATGCCATCGGCGGCGCCATCGGCAATACGTTCGAGACGCGCAAGTCCATCGACTGGCACCTGGTCTACGACCCGAAGGATGAACGCTGGACGAAGCTCGCGCCCATGCCGCTCGGCCGCGACCATGTCGGCATCGTCAACGTCAACGGCACGATCCACATCATCGGCGGGCGCGTCGATAGCTTCCACACCAACTCGGTGCTCCACCACACCTACGACGCGGCGGCCGACAAATGGACCGCGCGCAACCACATGCCAACCCCGCGCTCCGGCCACGGCGCGGTGCTCTATCGTGGCAAGATCTTCTGCATGGGCGGCGAGGGCTGGAACCGCGTCTACGGCCAGAACGAGGCCTATGATCCGGTCGCCGACCGCTGGGAGGCCTATGCGCCGATGCTCACGCCGCGCCACGGCATGGGCGCGGTCGCCATCGGCGATGCGATCTATGTCGCCGGCGGCGGCCCGCAGATGGGCGGCGGCGTGAAGAGCGCCATCCATGAGGCGTTTTCACTGGCGTGA
- the sugE gene encoding quaternary ammonium compound efflux SMR transporter SugE, producing the protein MAWIYLVVAGLFEVGWAIGLKYTEGFTKPLPTAFTLLSLVISIGLLGLSLNTLPVGTAYAVWTGIGTVGTVVLGIVLLGDSASALRLACIGLIVAGIVGLKVLSPE; encoded by the coding sequence ATGGCCTGGATCTACCTGGTTGTCGCCGGCCTGTTCGAGGTCGGCTGGGCCATCGGCCTCAAGTACACAGAGGGCTTCACGAAGCCTCTGCCCACGGCCTTCACGCTGCTCAGCCTCGTCATCTCCATCGGCCTCCTGGGCCTGTCCCTCAATACCCTGCCGGTCGGCACGGCCTATGCGGTCTGGACGGGAATCGGGACCGTCGGGACGGTCGTGCTCGGCATCGTGCTGCTCGGCGACAGCGCCAGCGCGCTGCGGCTCGCCTGTATCGGCCTCATCGTCGCGGGGATCGTCGGCCTGAAGGTTCTGTCGCCGGAATAG
- the proS gene encoding proline--tRNA ligase, producing MRLSRYFLPILRETPKEAEIVSHRLMLRAGMVRQESAGIYAWLPLGLRVLNKVQQVIREEQNRSGAIELLMPTIQSADLWRESGRYDAYGKEMLRIKDRHDREMLFGPTNEEMITEIFRAYVKSYKDLPLNLYHLQWKFRDEVRPRFGTMRSREFLMKDAYSFDLDKAGAVHAYNKMFVAYLRTFDRLGLKSIPMRADTGPIGGDLSHEFIILADTGESQVYCHKDYLDFAVPPADTDFDDVEGMKATVAKWTSLYAATDEMHETAAYEAIPEASRVSARGIEVGHIFYFGTKYSDPMAATVQGPDGKPVPVHMGSYGIGPTRVVAAIIEACHDEAGIRWPAAVAPFTVSLMNLKQGDSTCDAACEELYRAFATRGIDVLYDDRDDRPGAKFATADLIGIPYQVMVGPRGLAEGKVELKFRSTGERELLSPADAVARIAGM from the coding sequence ATGCGTCTGTCCCGCTATTTCCTGCCGATCCTGCGCGAGACGCCGAAGGAAGCCGAAATCGTCTCCCACCGCCTCATGCTGCGCGCCGGCATGGTCCGCCAGGAGAGCGCCGGCATCTATGCCTGGCTGCCGCTGGGCCTTCGCGTCCTCAACAAGGTGCAGCAGGTCATCCGCGAGGAGCAGAACCGCTCCGGCGCCATCGAGCTGCTCATGCCGACCATCCAGTCTGCGGACCTGTGGCGCGAGAGCGGCCGCTATGACGCCTATGGCAAAGAGATGCTGCGCATCAAGGATCGGCACGATCGCGAGATGCTCTTCGGCCCGACCAACGAGGAGATGATCACCGAGATCTTCCGGGCCTATGTGAAGAGCTACAAGGACCTGCCGCTGAACCTCTATCACCTGCAATGGAAGTTCCGCGATGAGGTGCGGCCGCGCTTCGGCACCATGCGCTCGCGCGAATTCCTGATGAAGGACGCCTATTCCTTCGATCTCGACAAGGCTGGCGCGGTCCACGCCTACAACAAGATGTTCGTCGCCTATCTGCGCACCTTCGACCGGCTCGGCCTCAAGTCGATCCCGATGCGCGCCGATACCGGCCCGATCGGCGGCGATCTCTCCCACGAGTTCATCATCCTCGCCGACACCGGCGAGAGCCAGGTCTATTGCCACAAGGACTATCTCGACTTCGCGGTGCCGCCGGCCGACACCGATTTCGACGATGTCGAGGGCATGAAGGCGACGGTCGCGAAGTGGACCTCGCTCTATGCCGCCACCGACGAGATGCACGAGACGGCGGCCTACGAGGCCATCCCCGAGGCCTCGCGCGTCTCGGCCCGCGGCATCGAGGTCGGCCACATCTTCTATTTCGGCACCAAGTATTCCGACCCCATGGCGGCGACTGTGCAGGGCCCCGATGGCAAGCCGGTGCCGGTGCATATGGGCTCCTACGGCATCGGCCCGACCCGCGTGGTCGCGGCGATCATCGAGGCTTGCCACGACGAGGCCGGCATCCGCTGGCCGGCGGCGGTCGCGCCCTTCACCGTATCGCTGATGAACCTCAAGCAGGGCGACAGCACCTGCGACGCGGCCTGCGAGGAGCTTTACCGCGCCTTCGCCACCCGCGGCATCGACGTGCTCTATGACGATCGCGACGACCGGCCGGGCGCCAAGTTCGCCACGGCCGACCTGATCGGCATTCCCTATCAGGTGATGGTCGGCCCGCGTGGCCTTGCCGAGGGCAAGGTGGAGCTGAAGTTCCGGTCGACCGGCGAGCGCGAGCTGCTCAGCCCGGCGGATGCGGTGGCGCGCATCGCGGGGATGTGA
- a CDS encoding DUF1467 family protein, with the protein MSIAAAAAIYFIIWWLVLFAVLPFGVRSQHEAGDVVPGSDPGAPQRTAMLNKVIMTTVVASIVFALYYANYTLGLITLDDIPLIPRAFLN; encoded by the coding sequence ATGAGCATCGCCGCCGCCGCCGCCATCTATTTCATCATCTGGTGGCTCGTGCTCTTCGCCGTGCTGCCCTTCGGGGTCCGATCGCAGCACGAGGCGGGCGATGTGGTGCCGGGGAGCGATCCTGGCGCGCCGCAGCGCACGGCGATGCTCAACAAGGTCATCATGACCACGGTCGTCGCCTCGATCGTCTTCGCCCTCTACTACGCGAACTACACGCTCGGCCTCATCACGCTGGACGATATCCCGCTGATCCCGCGGGCTTTCCTCAACTGA
- the mce gene encoding methylmalonyl-CoA epimerase, producing MIGRLNHVAIAVRDLEKASALYRDTLGAKVTAPVAQPAHGVTVVFVELPNTKIEFLQPLGADSPIAKFLDKNPDGGIHHVCYEVDDIIAARDHLKAQGARILGDGEPKIGAHDKPVLFLHPKDFNGTLVELEQA from the coding sequence ATGATCGGACGCCTGAACCACGTCGCCATTGCCGTCCGTGACCTTGAGAAGGCGAGCGCCCTCTATCGCGACACGCTGGGGGCCAAGGTCACCGCGCCGGTGGCGCAGCCGGCCCATGGCGTCACCGTCGTCTTCGTCGAGCTGCCGAACACCAAGATCGAGTTCCTGCAGCCGCTCGGGGCCGACAGCCCGATCGCTAAGTTCCTCGACAAGAACCCGGACGGCGGCATCCACCACGTCTGCTACGAGGTCGACGACATCATCGCCGCCCGCGACCACCTGAAGGCTCAGGGCGCCCGAATCCTGGGCGATGGCGAGCCGAAGATCGGCGCCCATGACAAGCCGGTGCTCTTCCTCCACCCCAAGGACTTCAACGGCACCCTCGTGGAGCTCGAGCAGGCATGA
- a CDS encoding ribonuclease J produces the protein MAKRSTTGPAEEFVFCPLGGVGEIGMNFSLYGFGSPAKKDWIAVDCGVAFAGPDLPGIDLVMPDPGFIARENKRLRALIITHAHEDHIGAVADLWPRLGCPVYLTPFAAAMLEAKKLNEPGAPKMPIHIIGPGQVIEVGPFSFEMIAVAHSIPESTSLAIRSPLGLVVHTGDWKIDPTPVLGDKTDEARFRALGDEGVLAMIGDSTNAIRDGVSPSEREVAAELEQIIRGAKGRVAVTTFASNAARVRSVAEAAMRCDRQVVLVGRAMERVMSIAREQGMLDGIPPFVSVESYGYLPRDKVVAVLTGSQGEPRAALARIANDDHPEVTLTPGDTVIFSSRTIPGNEKAVGGIINALVKQGVKIITDRDALVHVSGHPRRGEMEQMYNWVRPQIAIPVHGEPYHMAEHAALARRMGVKEVLLANDGDVIRLAPGEPDVVDTVTAQRLFKDGTILEEEAARTVPERRRLAFAGIVSVAIAMDERGQVVGDIQLDMAGVPEKDAMGDDLGELVEETVIDCVEGLPKARRRDPDAVAESVTRAIRGTLNGRWGKKPTCHVLVVTV, from the coding sequence ATGGCCAAGCGCTCCACCACCGGACCCGCCGAGGAGTTCGTCTTCTGCCCCCTCGGGGGCGTCGGCGAGATCGGCATGAACTTCTCGCTCTACGGCTTCGGCTCGCCGGCCAAGAAGGACTGGATCGCCGTCGATTGCGGTGTCGCCTTCGCCGGGCCCGACCTGCCGGGCATCGACCTCGTGATGCCGGATCCCGGCTTCATCGCGCGGGAGAACAAGCGCCTGCGCGCGCTCATCATCACCCACGCCCACGAGGACCATATCGGCGCGGTGGCGGATCTCTGGCCGCGGCTCGGCTGTCCCGTCTACCTGACGCCCTTCGCCGCGGCGATGCTCGAGGCGAAGAAGCTGAACGAGCCCGGCGCACCGAAGATGCCGATCCACATCATCGGTCCGGGCCAGGTGATCGAGGTGGGGCCGTTCTCCTTCGAGATGATCGCGGTGGCCCATTCCATCCCCGAATCCACCTCGCTCGCCATCCGCTCGCCGCTCGGCCTCGTCGTCCATACCGGCGACTGGAAGATCGACCCGACCCCGGTCCTTGGCGACAAGACCGACGAGGCGCGGTTCCGGGCGCTCGGCGATGAGGGCGTGCTCGCCATGATCGGCGATTCCACCAATGCCATTCGCGATGGCGTCTCGCCGTCGGAGCGGGAGGTTGCGGCGGAGCTCGAGCAGATCATCCGCGGCGCGAAGGGCAGGGTGGCGGTGACCACCTTCGCCTCCAATGCCGCCCGCGTCCGCTCGGTGGCGGAGGCCGCGATGCGCTGCGACCGCCAGGTCGTGCTGGTCGGCCGCGCCATGGAGCGCGTCATGTCGATCGCCCGCGAGCAGGGGATGCTCGACGGCATCCCGCCTTTCGTCAGCGTCGAATCCTATGGCTACCTGCCGCGCGACAAGGTCGTGGCGGTGCTCACCGGCAGCCAGGGCGAGCCGCGGGCCGCGCTCGCCCGCATCGCCAATGACGACCATCCGGAGGTGACGCTCACCCCCGGCGACACCGTCATCTTCTCCTCGCGCACCATTCCCGGCAACGAGAAGGCGGTGGGCGGCATCATCAACGCGCTGGTGAAGCAGGGCGTGAAGATCATCACCGACCGCGACGCGCTGGTGCATGTCTCCGGCCATCCCCGCCGCGGCGAGATGGAGCAGATGTACAACTGGGTGCGGCCGCAGATCGCCATCCCCGTCCATGGCGAGCCCTATCACATGGCCGAGCATGCGGCGCTCGCCCGGCGCATGGGCGTGAAGGAGGTGCTGCTCGCCAATGACGGCGACGTCATCCGCCTCGCGCCCGGCGAACCCGACGTGGTGGACACAGTGACGGCGCAGCGCCTGTTCAAGGACGGCACGATCCTTGAGGAAGAGGCGGCGCGCACCGTGCCGGAGCGGCGGCGGCTGGCCTTCGCCGGCATCGTCTCGGTCGCCATCGCCATGGATGAGCGTGGCCAGGTCGTCGGCGACATCCAGTTGGACATGGCGGGCGTACCGGAGAAGGACGCCATGGGCGACGATCTCGGCGAGCTCGTCGAGGAGACGGTGATCGACTGCGTGGAGGGCCTGCCCAAGGCCCGCCGGCGCGATCCCGACGCCGTCGCCGAAAGCGTCACCCGCGCCATCCGCGGCACGCTGAACGGACGGTGGGGCAAAAAGCCGACGTGCCACGTGCTGGTGGTGACGGTATAG
- a CDS encoding biotin--[acetyl-CoA-carboxylase] ligase — MPTLSDTATAAGFRLVHLAEIGSTNAEALARGAAGDLGPTWYVADRQVAGKGRLGRSWTGFEGNLFATLLLTDPAPTQRIAQLCFVAALALDDALLNLAPDLEYRFKVKWPNDALLDGAKVSGTLIEATTRGTTTQVAIGIGVNVAHHPTDTPYPTTSLASAGIAVGRDQVFAALSRSMVTALAIWRRGDGFDAIRAGWLARAHNLGGPLVVKTDERRIEGVFVGLDRDGRLLLDTPDGRETITVGDVSPALAGLMH; from the coding sequence TTGCCAACACTCTCCGACACCGCCACGGCGGCCGGCTTCCGTCTTGTTCATCTCGCCGAGATCGGTTCCACCAATGCCGAGGCGCTGGCGCGCGGCGCGGCCGGTGACCTTGGGCCCACCTGGTATGTCGCCGACCGGCAGGTGGCGGGGAAGGGGCGTCTCGGCCGCTCCTGGACGGGCTTCGAGGGCAATCTCTTCGCGACCCTGCTGCTGACCGACCCGGCGCCGACCCAGCGGATCGCCCAGCTCTGCTTCGTCGCGGCGCTCGCTCTGGACGACGCCCTCCTGAACCTCGCGCCGGACCTCGAATATCGCTTCAAGGTGAAATGGCCGAACGACGCGCTGCTCGACGGCGCCAAGGTCTCGGGAACGCTGATCGAGGCGACCACGCGCGGGACGACGACGCAGGTCGCCATCGGCATCGGCGTCAACGTCGCCCATCACCCCACCGACACGCCCTATCCGACGACGAGCCTGGCCAGCGCCGGCATCGCCGTCGGCCGTGACCAGGTCTTTGCGGCGCTCTCCCGCTCCATGGTGACGGCGCTCGCCATCTGGCGGCGCGGCGACGGGTTCGACGCCATCCGCGCCGGCTGGCTCGCCCGCGCCCACAATCTCGGTGGCCCGCTGGTGGTGAAGACCGACGAGCGCCGCATCGAAGGCGTATTCGTCGGCCTCGACCGCGACGGACGCCTCCTCCTCGACACGCCGGACGGCCGCGAGACGATCACCGTCGGCGACGTCTCTCCCGCCCTCGCCGGACTGATGCACTGA
- the nuoN gene encoding NADH-quinone oxidoreductase subunit NuoN, producing the protein MNAPVLTLAPLIPELILALGAMALLMYGVFTGDRSARTVTWGAVVLLVAAAIAVLALGSAPRTAFNGSFVLDAFARFMKVLAFLGAAVALILSQDFLAREKIEKFEFPILILLSTTGMGVLISAGDLIALYMGLELMSLALYVIASIHRDNARSTEAGLKYFVLGALSSGMLLYGCSLIYGFTGTVSFTGIAAALKGGPIGLGLVFGLVFLIAGMAFKVSAVPFHMWTPDVYEGAPSPVTAFFAAAPKVAAIAIFARALTTGFPGATHQWQQIVVFVSVGSMILGAFAAIGQSNIKRLMAYSSIGHMGFALVGLSAGTAAGVQGVAAYIAIYMIMTLGTFACIIAMRRGDEPVETIEDLAGLSRTNPLMAAALAALLFSLAGIPPLAGFFAKWYVFSAAIEAKLYVLAVIGVLSSVVGCFYYLRIVKIMYFDEPAPAFAPMRVELKAVLVASALFNLLFVFYPAPLVAAAAAAARSLF; encoded by the coding sequence ATGAACGCTCCGGTCCTCACCCTCGCGCCGCTCATCCCCGAGCTGATCCTGGCGCTCGGCGCCATGGCCCTCCTGATGTACGGCGTCTTCACCGGCGACCGCTCGGCCCGCACCGTCACCTGGGGCGCGGTCGTGCTGCTGGTCGCCGCCGCCATCGCCGTGCTGGCGCTGGGCTCCGCGCCGCGCACCGCCTTCAACGGCTCCTTCGTGCTCGACGCCTTCGCCCGCTTCATGAAGGTCCTGGCCTTCCTCGGCGCGGCGGTGGCCCTCATCCTGTCGCAGGATTTCCTCGCCCGCGAGAAGATCGAGAAGTTCGAGTTCCCGATCCTCATCCTCCTGTCGACCACCGGCATGGGCGTGCTGATCTCGGCCGGCGACCTGATCGCGCTCTATATGGGCCTCGAGCTCATGTCGCTGGCGCTCTACGTCATCGCCTCGATCCACCGCGACAATGCCCGCTCGACGGAAGCCGGCCTCAAGTACTTCGTCCTCGGCGCGCTCTCCTCCGGCATGCTGCTCTATGGCTGCTCGCTGATCTACGGCTTCACCGGCACGGTCTCCTTCACCGGCATCGCTGCCGCGCTGAAGGGCGGCCCGATCGGCCTCGGCCTCGTCTTCGGCCTCGTCTTCCTCATTGCCGGCATGGCCTTCAAGGTCTCGGCGGTGCCGTTCCACATGTGGACGCCGGACGTCTATGAGGGCGCGCCCTCGCCGGTGACGGCCTTCTTCGCCGCCGCCCCGAAGGTCGCCGCCATCGCCATCTTCGCGCGGGCGCTGACCACCGGCTTTCCCGGTGCGACGCACCAGTGGCAGCAGATCGTCGTCTTCGTCTCGGTCGGCTCGATGATCCTCGGCGCCTTCGCCGCCATCGGCCAGAGCAACATCAAGCGCCTGATGGCCTACTCCTCCATCGGCCATATGGGCTTCGCGCTTGTCGGCCTCTCGGCGGGCACGGCGGCGGGCGTGCAGGGCGTTGCCGCCTATATCGCCATCTACATGATCATGACGCTCGGCACCTTCGCCTGCATCATCGCCATGCGGCGCGGCGACGAGCCGGTGGAGACGATCGAGGATCTCGCGGGCCTCTCCCGCACCAATCCGCTGATGGCGGCGGCGCTGGCGGCGCTCCTGTTCTCGCTCGCCGGCATCCCGCCGCTCGCCGGCTTCTTCGCCAAGTGGTACGTCTTCTCGGCCGCCATCGAGGCCAAGCTCTACGTCCTTGCGGTGATCGGCGTGCTGTCGAGCGTGGTCGGGTGCTTCTACTACCTGCGCATCGTCAAGATCATGTATTTCGACGAGCCGGCCCCGGCCTTCGCCCCCATGCGCGTCGAGCTGAAGGCGGTTCTCGTCGCCTCGGCGCTGTTCAACCTGCTCTTCGTCTTCTATCCGGCGCCGCTCGTCGCGGCCGCGGCGGCCGCGGCGCGGTCGCTGTTCTGA